The Streptomyces aurantiacus genome includes a region encoding these proteins:
- a CDS encoding beta-ketoacyl-ACP synthase III has protein sequence MIGSRIAAVGHYQPARVLTNEDLAELVDTSDEWITSRVGIRTRHIAGPDEPVDELAAHAAAKALAAAGLAPEDIDLVLVATSTAVDRSPNMAARVAARLGIPSPAAMDINVVCAGFTHALATADHAVRAGGATRVLVIGADKMSDVADWTDRTTCVLVGDGAGAAVVEAAKESGIGPVLWGSVPEMGNAVRIEGTPSRFAQEGQSVYRWATTKLPAIARKACERAGLAPEDLAAVVLHQANLRIIEPLAAKIGAVNAVVARDVTESGNTSAASIPIALSKLVERGEISTGDRVLLFGFGGNLSYAGQVVHCP, from the coding sequence ATGATCGGCTCACGCATCGCCGCTGTCGGCCACTACCAGCCCGCCAGGGTCCTGACCAACGAGGACCTGGCGGAGCTGGTCGACACCAGCGACGAGTGGATCACGAGCCGGGTGGGCATCCGCACCCGTCACATCGCCGGACCCGACGAGCCGGTCGACGAGCTGGCGGCGCACGCCGCGGCCAAGGCCCTGGCGGCGGCCGGCCTCGCGCCCGAGGACATCGACCTCGTCCTGGTGGCCACGTCCACGGCCGTCGACCGGTCGCCGAACATGGCCGCCCGGGTCGCCGCCCGCCTTGGCATCCCCTCGCCGGCCGCCATGGACATCAACGTGGTCTGCGCGGGCTTCACGCACGCGCTCGCCACCGCCGACCACGCCGTACGCGCCGGGGGAGCGACCCGGGTGCTCGTGATCGGCGCCGACAAGATGTCCGACGTGGCCGACTGGACCGACCGCACGACCTGCGTGCTCGTCGGGGACGGGGCGGGGGCCGCGGTCGTCGAGGCCGCGAAGGAGTCCGGCATCGGACCCGTGCTGTGGGGCTCCGTTCCCGAGATGGGGAACGCCGTACGGATCGAGGGCACCCCCTCACGGTTCGCGCAGGAGGGCCAGAGCGTCTACCGGTGGGCGACCACCAAACTCCCGGCCATCGCACGCAAGGCCTGCGAGCGCGCGGGCCTCGCCCCCGAGGACCTCGCCGCGGTCGTGCTGCACCAGGCGAACCTGCGCATCATCGAACCCCTCGCCGCGAAGATCGGCGCCGTGAACGCGGTGGTCGCACGCGATGTCACCGAGTCCGGCAACACCTCCGCCGCCAGCATCCCGATCGCCCTGTCGAAGCTCGTCGAACGGGGCGAGATCTCCACCGGCGACCGGGTTCTGCTCTTCGGTTTCGGCGGCAATCTCTCGTACGCGGGACAGGTCGTCCACTGTCCGTGA